In a single window of the Coprothermobacter proteolyticus DSM 5265 genome:
- a CDS encoding bacteriohemerythrin, whose protein sequence is MPAIVWKDEYSVGVKVIDDQHKELFRRVNKLFDDVSRGNVTTVLETLDFLNSYVIYHFSAEEQLMAKANYPELESHKNEHEWFKSEILSIREQVEKNGLGVSLTLRLNKLLVSWLINHVTKTDVKFAPYLKEEAV, encoded by the coding sequence GTGCCTGCCATTGTCTGGAAAGATGAGTATTCAGTGGGTGTAAAAGTTATAGATGATCAGCACAAGGAATTATTCAGACGGGTAAACAAGCTTTTCGATGATGTCTCCAGAGGTAATGTAACTACCGTTTTGGAAACTCTTGATTTTCTAAACAGTTATGTTATTTATCATTTCTCAGCCGAAGAACAACTCATGGCAAAAGCGAACTATCCAGAACTTGAGTCGCACAAGAATGAGCATGAATGGTTTAAGTCGGAGATACTTTCTATCAGGGAACAAGTAGAGAAAAACGGACTTGGTGTAAGCTTAACACTGAGACTGAACAAGCTACTAGTCAGTTGGCTCATAAACCATGTTACTAAGACCGATGTTAAGTTTGCTCCCTATCTTAAGGAAGAGGCTGTATAG
- a CDS encoding bacteriohemerythrin, whose product MPAITWKEEYSVGIKTVDEQHKELFARINKLFDEIPKGSKDAVLEMLDFLQDYTIFHFNAEQDLMSRAKYPGLEEHKKQHEWFKEQIRSFQEEVQNKGVGVTLTVKLNKVLVDWLINHVTKTDIQYVPYVKQAGLSF is encoded by the coding sequence ATGCCGGCTATCACGTGGAAGGAAGAATACTCTGTGGGCATCAAGACAGTGGATGAACAGCATAAAGAGTTATTTGCTCGAATCAACAAGCTTTTTGATGAGATTCCCAAGGGAAGCAAAGATGCGGTTTTGGAGATGCTTGATTTTTTGCAAGATTACACTATTTTCCATTTCAATGCTGAGCAAGACCTCATGAGTAGAGCAAAGTACCCTGGTTTAGAAGAACACAAAAAGCAACACGAGTGGTTTAAAGAACAGATAAGAAGCTTTCAAGAAGAGGTACAGAATAAGGGTGTTGGTGTGACTTTGACAGTGAAGCTGAACAAAGTACTTGTAGATTGGTTAATAAACCACGTTACTAAGACGGATATCCAATATGTACCTTATGTAAAACAGGCGGGTTTGTCGTTTTAG
- a CDS encoding PIG-L deacetylase family protein — MLLEKERSGDFRILVVAPHPDDEVIAAGGLITRACKLGIDVGVVLITNGDAYQRAAKVLARGQVPTAKTYYQLGLTRQRESINALTYLGVQPKNIIFLGFADASLKFLLDKYWEQPCNIGGIGTTYCPYKSGVYNPGVAYTGENLYRAMQTIIKSFKPTHIIYPHEKDTHDDHKATNRLINQIVTRSRIEAVLLNYLVHFPQWPVPKGLYQDLDMPLPPLEEPENWTRLKLTTDEIKRKYQAILLYKSQLYTLKDFLLSFDRSSEVFAHHHIKYERLPSSAKKSNY, encoded by the coding sequence ATGTTACTAGAAAAAGAACGTTCAGGTGATTTTAGAATTTTGGTAGTAGCTCCTCATCCTGATGATGAGGTAATAGCAGCTGGTGGATTAATAACCAGAGCTTGTAAACTCGGTATTGACGTAGGTGTTGTCCTAATCACTAACGGCGATGCCTACCAAAGAGCTGCAAAAGTGTTAGCACGAGGACAAGTTCCCACTGCAAAGACCTACTACCAACTGGGTTTAACTCGGCAAAGAGAAAGCATAAATGCACTTACCTATTTGGGAGTACAACCGAAGAATATTATCTTTCTTGGTTTTGCAGACGCCAGCTTAAAATTCCTTCTTGACAAGTATTGGGAACAACCATGCAACATTGGTGGAATAGGCACAACTTATTGTCCATATAAATCAGGTGTATATAATCCGGGTGTAGCGTACACAGGTGAAAACCTGTACAGGGCAATGCAGACAATAATAAAGAGCTTTAAGCCCACCCACATCATTTATCCACATGAAAAAGACACTCACGATGATCATAAAGCGACGAACCGCTTGATAAATCAAATTGTTACAAGAAGCCGAATTGAAGCTGTCCTTCTAAACTACTTAGTACATTTTCCCCAGTGGCCAGTTCCGAAGGGACTCTATCAGGATCTAGACATGCCGCTGCCTCCATTGGAAGAACCTGAAAACTGGACCAGGCTAAAACTGACCACAGATGAAATAAAGCGAAAATACCAAGCTATTTTGCTATATAAGTCCCAACTTTACACCCTAAAAGATTTCTTGCTGTCTTTCGACCGTAGCTCAGAAGTATTTGCACATCACCACATCAAGTATGAGCGTTTGCCATCTTCAGCTAAGAAAAGCAACTATTAA
- a CDS encoding M20 metallopeptidase family protein, producing MELEFLRGLNKDIVRYRRDLHRIPEVGLELPKTKAYVERALIELGFEPKPCGHGLICDVGHGEKCLAIRADMDALPVEELTNLDYASEHPGYMHACGHDAHTAVLLGVAKYFSVHEPPCRIRLLFQPGEEGYFGAVDMIEHGAMEGVHAAIGGHVGPVFEEVPTGTFMIKKGTASAATDNFEVVFTGAGTHGSQPHKGKDPFMAAATFILTTQVLKSRESDPNNPTVISIGSVHGGTANNIIPEEVFLTGTVRTVVNDDRSHFSERLGDIAHGLAEAYGVEADFTYNFGYIPMINDAEMTDLMVEAIGKYLGESHVVLTEKANMGGEDMAYFLEKVPGVFYFFNTNNPEKGITAPNHSPYFNVDEDVLWMMAAADVAFAEKFAES from the coding sequence ATGGAGTTGGAATTCCTTAGAGGTTTGAACAAAGACATTGTTAGATACCGGCGTGATCTGCACCGCATTCCAGAGGTGGGATTAGAACTTCCTAAGACGAAAGCATACGTGGAAAGAGCGTTGATTGAACTTGGTTTTGAGCCCAAACCGTGTGGTCATGGGCTGATCTGTGACGTGGGTCATGGGGAAAAGTGTTTAGCCATTAGAGCAGATATGGATGCTCTGCCTGTTGAGGAGCTGACAAATTTGGATTATGCCTCGGAGCATCCGGGATACATGCATGCTTGTGGTCACGACGCTCACACAGCCGTGTTGTTGGGAGTGGCTAAGTATTTCAGTGTGCACGAGCCGCCATGTCGTATTCGCCTCCTGTTTCAACCAGGAGAGGAAGGTTACTTTGGTGCGGTGGACATGATCGAGCATGGCGCTATGGAGGGCGTGCATGCTGCCATTGGTGGACATGTTGGTCCAGTATTTGAAGAGGTACCCACGGGCACATTCATGATTAAGAAGGGAACTGCCTCAGCAGCCACTGACAATTTCGAGGTGGTTTTTACGGGAGCAGGTACCCATGGCTCCCAGCCACACAAAGGCAAAGATCCTTTCATGGCCGCTGCAACTTTTATCCTAACTACGCAGGTTCTAAAAAGTAGAGAAAGTGATCCAAATAACCCAACGGTCATATCAATAGGAAGTGTCCATGGTGGCACGGCGAACAACATCATTCCTGAGGAAGTGTTCCTTACAGGCACAGTAAGGACAGTAGTAAACGACGACCGAAGCCACTTTTCAGAAAGGTTGGGTGACATAGCTCATGGTCTGGCAGAAGCCTATGGAGTGGAAGCTGATTTTACCTATAATTTTGGCTATATACCAATGATTAATGATGCAGAAATGACTGATCTCATGGTCGAAGCCATTGGAAAGTATTTAGGTGAGAGCCATGTTGTTCTAACAGAAAAAGCAAACATGGGTGGGGAAGACATGGCTTACTTCTTGGAAAAGGTGCCTGGGGTTTTCTACTTCTTCAATACGAACAATCCGGAAAAGGGTATTACTGCACCTAACCATAGTCCTTATTTCAACGTTGATGAAGACGTGTTGTGGATGATGGCAGCGGCTGACGTAGCTTTTGCTGAAAAATTTGCAGAATCCTAG